CGGGCCCTGCCGGAGGGCTACGACACGGTGATCGACGAGGAAGGCAACAACGTCAGCGCGGGTGAAAAGCAGCTGATCACTATCGCCCGCGCCTTCGTGGCCAACCCCTCGCTGCTGATCCTGGATGAGGCCACCAGCTCCGTGGACACCCGCACGGAACTGCTGGTGCAGAAAGCCATGGCGGCGCTGCGCTCGGACCGGACCAGCTTTGTGATCGCGCACCGGCTCTCCACCATCCGTGATGCCGATACGATCCTGGTCATGGAAAACGGACGAATCGTGGAACAAGGCAACCACCAGGTGCTGCTCGCCGGAGGCGGGGCCTACCACCGCCTCTACATGTCACAGTTCGCAGGTGCGGACGCCGGGGAAACGGCAGTTGATGATTCGACGGCGGTGCGCAGCTGAGCGCGCACGGTGGCCAGCGCATCGAGGTCCAGGTACCGATGCGCTGGGGCGACATGGACGCCTACGGCCACATCAACAACGTCCAGATCGTGCGGATGCTGGAGGAAGCGCGGATCGCAGCCTTCGGGCCACCACGGGGCGCGGGCCTGCCTGGCGTCGAGCCACCGGTGTCGCTGTTCAACGACGTCCCCGAGGGCACGCTTGCTTTGATTGTTGACCACAAGATCCGCTACGTCAGGACCCTGGAGTACCGCAACGTTCCGGCCGTAGTCCAGGTCTGGATCGGCGCCGTCAAGGGAGCCAGCTTTGACATCCACTACGTTGTCCAGGACCCCGTCACCCGGGAGAACTGCGTGCAGGCAAGCAGCCACCTGGCGTTCGTGGATGAAGCCACGGGCCGGGTGCAACGGCTCACCCCGGAGCAAAAAGAGCGGATGGCTCCCTACAGGCACTAAGACTCTGGTCAGGGCTGCACGTAACGCTGGACTGTAGACACCTGACTGCAAACACCCGGCTGGAATCACGACCCACAGCGAAAGGAAGCCTGATGGCAAGGAACAAGAAGGCCCTGAACAAGAAGGCGCACGACATGAGCCGCAAGAACAAGATGCATGGTGGCAGGAAAAAGAAGACCTGGAAGGAGATGTCCCCGGCCGGCAAGGTGGGCACCATCGTCACTGCCATCATGCAGGTGTCCCTGCTGGTTGCCGCCCAGCGCGATATCTCTCGCAGGCCTGCTGAGCTGATCAACGGGCCGAAAGCTGCGTGGCGGGCAGCGTCCTTCGTTAATTTCATTGGGCCCATGGGCTACTTCATCTTCGGAAGGAAGCACTCCGCCACCGGAAAATAGCCGGCCTGGCGGTGCCCGGTTCGGCCACCGTGGAGCGTGCGCCCAGCCAGACCCTGTAAATTTGGGGGCATGACCCCCACTGCCACTGTTGCCATGACCCGCGCCCTCGGCATCTCCAAGGAGATCGAGGATGCGGCGTGGTTCGTCCTGGGGCCCGGTCTGCAGGGCAAGGCGTCACCCCTGGACGGCCGCACCAGGACGTGGTCCGTTCCGGCTGCCGCCGAGCTGCTTGACCGGTTGGAACGGGGCATCGCTGACTCCAAGGCGCCGATGATGACCAACCTCCGCGAGAACCTGGACGGTGCCACGCGCGGGGCCAAGCAGTTGGCCGTGGAGCTGCTCTTCCTGCAGTCCCTTCCGCTGGCACACGAGGTGAAGTCGCTGAAGGTCAAGCGCGCCCGGGTGGCGGAGGCCGCGGGATGGCTGGAGCCGCCGCTGGAACTGCCCGAAGAACTGTATGCCGGCATGACGGACCACGGCGTCATCCGCGACCGCACCGCCGAATTCAACTGGACCATCTGGGACCACCTCAAGTGGTTGTGCCGGTTCGTCCGCAACGTGGCCCAGCGGCCAGCCAGTGTGGTGCAGGCAGCCATCAAGGATCCGCTGCAGTTCCACCGCCTCGCCGCATCGACGCCCGATGACCAGCCCGCCATCCGCCGCAGCATCGAGTTCCTGGCCTGGCCCAGCTACTTCGAGCCGGTGGTGGCGGACGTGGAACGGCAGGAAATCCGGGACGCCTTCGCCTCCCTCGTGGGCGGTGCCAAGGGGGACAGCGAAGAGGACATCACGGCCGATATCCACCGCATCCGGCTGCACCTGGACGAACAGGCGGGCCAGCGGATCGACTGGTACTCCCGCCAGCTGGTCAGCCAGTGGCGCAAAGTGGGCGACCCCGGGCGGCGTGCCTGGCTGCTCCGGACGCACAGCGACCACGCCGACCTCCTCACCACGTGGCACGGCGAGGAAAAGGTGACGCTCGACGTGGAACACCTCCGCCTGCTGGAACCCGGCGTTACCGCCGGCGTGGTGCAGCACGCGGTGGATGAGGACTACAAGCACCTCGGCTACGTGGAGCGCGAGGACACCAAGAC
This window of the Pseudarthrobacter defluvii genome carries:
- a CDS encoding acyl-CoA thioesterase translates to MRWGDMDAYGHINNVQIVRMLEEARIAAFGPPRGAGLPGVEPPVSLFNDVPEGTLALIVDHKIRYVRTLEYRNVPAVVQVWIGAVKGASFDIHYVVQDPVTRENCVQASSHLAFVDEATGRVQRLTPEQKERMAPYRH
- a CDS encoding PLD nuclease N-terminal domain-containing protein, whose product is MARNKKALNKKAHDMSRKNKMHGGRKKKTWKEMSPAGKVGTIVTAIMQVSLLVAAQRDISRRPAELINGPKAAWRAASFVNFIGPMGYFIFGRKHSATGK